Proteins co-encoded in one Proteus terrae subsp. cibarius genomic window:
- a CDS encoding MafI family immunity protein, which produces MKNEYREIESTLDLLLMVLSDSFSESESIEVQEFIDVGEYGIALETIIDIINEESKNITNEAEFLIEKAGRIMNMDTTSIVDKISKHIDK; this is translated from the coding sequence ATGAAAAATGAATATAGAGAAATTGAATCCACGCTAGATCTTTTGCTTATGGTGCTGTCTGATTCGTTTTCTGAATCTGAAAGTATAGAAGTGCAAGAATTTATTGATGTGGGTGAGTATGGAATCGCACTAGAAACTATCATTGACATTATTAATGAAGAGTCAAAGAACATAACAAATGAAGCTGAGTTTCTGATTGAAAAAGCAGGGAGGATAATGAATATGGATACTACATCCATTGTAGATAAGATTTCAAAACATATAGATAAATAA
- a CDS encoding protein-tyrosine phosphatase family protein, translating to MLSKKVFFISQAEAERLEPVPGAAMISITDPDKSPAALGQWGQLYRDSFYDGGYSENTIHTMKAAFRMNYASYIDSSQAEKLSTFLDGLVGSGIDQIFVHCYYGESRSGAVALYLQNKHGFTPNKPITKPNRTVYELLCNPTKFEPLMQSYETQHMEEELPLHLKIWDFLLVAVGLRR from the coding sequence ATGCTTAGCAAAAAAGTCTTTTTCATTAGTCAAGCGGAGGCCGAAAGACTGGAGCCGGTTCCCGGTGCGGCCATGATCTCCATAACTGACCCAGACAAGTCCCCTGCCGCTCTCGGACAGTGGGGGCAGTTGTACCGCGATAGCTTCTATGACGGCGGCTATTCTGAGAACACCATCCACACGATGAAGGCAGCGTTCCGGATGAATTACGCCTCTTACATTGACTCATCCCAGGCTGAAAAGCTGTCCACCTTCCTGGATGGATTGGTTGGTAGCGGTATCGATCAGATCTTCGTTCATTGCTATTACGGAGAATCCAGAAGTGGCGCGGTAGCGCTGTACCTCCAGAACAAACATGGATTCACTCCGAATAAGCCGATCACCAAGCCCAACCGAACAGTTTACGAATTGCTGTGCAATCCAACCAAGTTTGAACCACTGATGCAAAGCTACGAAACGCAACATATGGAGGAGGAACTACCTCTTCACCTCAAAATATGGGATTTTCTTCTCGTTGCGGTCGGGCTTAGGAGGTAA
- a CDS encoding tyrosine-type recombinase/integrase, translating to MHDTNNDKEELVSHAKVNVPAEQSIRGELLPSSSSLRNIQDNPAVAYLVSLGSKRSRQTMSSFLNIVAKMIGFQNLRDCAWSSMRRHHILAVLEMLGDAGKAPATINTYLSALKGVALEAWTMKQIDTDSFQHIKQVRSVRGSRLPKGRALERHEIRSLFFTCESDSSAKGLRDAAILGVLLGCGLRRSEIVALDMGSMIYKDRALKVLGKGNKERMAYVPGGAWKRLDKWVEEVRGTHEGPLFPRIRRFDDVTGERMSDQAIYHILETRRVEAGLEMFAPHDLRRTFASSMLDNGEDIVTVKDAMGHSSIATTQKYDRRGDERLKRASQRLDIAD from the coding sequence TTGCACGACACAAACAATGACAAGGAAGAGCTAGTTTCACATGCGAAAGTAAATGTTCCGGCAGAACAAAGCATTCGCGGTGAACTGTTGCCGTCATCGAGCTCGCTCCGGAACATCCAGGACAACCCCGCCGTCGCCTATCTGGTGAGCCTCGGGTCAAAGCGAAGCAGGCAGACCATGAGCTCATTCCTCAACATTGTCGCCAAGATGATCGGGTTTCAGAACCTTCGTGACTGTGCATGGAGCTCAATGAGGCGGCACCACATATTGGCGGTGCTGGAAATGCTGGGGGATGCAGGGAAGGCTCCGGCAACGATCAACACCTACCTGTCAGCGCTCAAAGGGGTGGCTCTTGAAGCCTGGACGATGAAGCAAATTGATACGGATAGCTTCCAGCACATTAAGCAAGTCCGTTCAGTACGTGGATCTCGACTTCCTAAAGGGCGGGCACTTGAACGCCATGAGATTCGCAGCCTCTTTTTCACATGTGAAAGTGATTCAAGCGCCAAAGGGCTTCGGGATGCGGCCATTCTCGGGGTGCTCCTCGGGTGTGGCTTGCGCCGCTCGGAAATCGTTGCGCTGGACATGGGAAGCATGATCTACAAGGACCGCGCTCTCAAGGTTCTTGGCAAGGGCAACAAAGAGAGAATGGCGTATGTGCCTGGTGGCGCATGGAAAAGACTGGATAAGTGGGTTGAAGAGGTTCGAGGAACGCATGAAGGGCCTTTATTCCCGAGGATCAGGCGGTTTGATGATGTGACTGGAGAGCGGATGTCGGATCAGGCCATCTACCACATCTTGGAGACCAGAAGAGTTGAAGCCGGTCTGGAGATGTTTGCGCCCCATGACCTGCGACGCACCTTTGCCTCCTCGATGCTGGATAACGGTGAGGATATTGTGACCGTGAAGGACGCAATGGGCCACTCAAGCATTGCAACTACCCAGAAATATGACAGACGCGGCGATGAGCGTTTGAAGAGAGCGAGCCAACGCCTCGATATAGCGGATTAA
- a CDS encoding 3'-5' exonuclease: protein MNDEELELARAEAMKADRCFSKGRLRDEFRMKPKPGVEPVSFYKNGYGGQFGVYRIADCQPMRRRGCSPASQKQIRAQSILSVKARMRSNLAKASVMAQRWVALEPLVLDTETTGLGERDQVIELAVTDIRGAVLLCTRLRPTVEIDPQAMGVHGITETELSNEPTWTQVAPALARLLSGRHLVIFNSSFDSRMLRQTASAFGDQLSWWQEQNCLCAMKLAADAFGSTNRHGTISLADATCEAGVSWKGRAHSAATDAIATADLVTEIAKVQRDLVVQLQELQSKGNLE from the coding sequence ATGAATGATGAAGAACTCGAACTTGCCAGAGCCGAAGCCATGAAAGCCGATAGGTGCTTTTCAAAAGGACGGCTCAGGGACGAATTTCGGATGAAGCCTAAGCCAGGAGTAGAGCCAGTTTCGTTCTACAAAAACGGGTATGGTGGCCAATTTGGAGTGTACCGGATAGCAGATTGCCAACCAATGCGGAGAAGGGGTTGTTCACCGGCATCACAAAAGCAAATAAGGGCGCAATCCATCCTTTCGGTCAAGGCAAGAATGCGTAGCAACCTGGCAAAGGCCTCTGTCATGGCACAAAGGTGGGTCGCTCTGGAACCTCTGGTTCTCGATACCGAGACGACCGGACTTGGTGAAAGAGACCAGGTGATCGAGCTGGCTGTTACTGACATCAGAGGCGCGGTTCTCCTCTGCACCAGATTACGGCCAACCGTGGAAATAGACCCTCAGGCAATGGGTGTTCATGGCATCACCGAGACTGAGCTGTCGAATGAGCCTACGTGGACTCAAGTTGCGCCAGCTCTCGCCCGGCTTTTGTCGGGCCGTCATCTGGTGATATTTAACTCCAGTTTCGACAGTAGGATGTTGAGGCAAACAGCCAGTGCATTTGGAGACCAACTCTCTTGGTGGCAAGAGCAGAACTGTCTGTGCGCGATGAAGCTGGCGGCTGATGCCTTTGGCTCAACCAACCGGCACGGCACAATCTCACTTGCGGATGCCACCTGCGAGGCAGGTGTGAGCTGGAAAGGTCGAGCCCATTCAGCAGCGACCGACGCTATTGCCACCGCCGACTTGGTGACAGAGATAGCCAAAGTCCAACGTGACCTCGTGGTCCAGCTCCAGGAGCTTCAAAGCAAAGGTAATTTGGAATGA
- a CDS encoding DNA replication terminus site-binding protein, translating to MAKNFISEQFSAMCRDLTNLSSLIKRLPPRYAKVAAIPPTGKGMENEPVNKIVVTEQTGREALELAAHSYRDLHINPDYSQKSARRTVGVLWFSPSRIGVADEIAATVERINAAKAGIEEFIISTYPTRQERFEALRADCPGVMTLHLYRQIRCYTNGDIDSIRFTWQRKDSLKKPVKEELLQRIREELERSGPDYQLPLEQLIQKIASTPEPYLRERREVKVQPVANVMAAGVLKTVTAPMPLIVLQDKDVQLKLLRNFDASEQRKTRSDKAASEILGTFGGVTIESFPG from the coding sequence ATGGCTAAAAACTTCATATCAGAACAATTCTCGGCCATGTGCCGCGACTTAACGAACCTGTCCTCTCTTATCAAACGACTACCGCCACGGTACGCAAAAGTTGCGGCCATCCCTCCTACCGGAAAAGGAATGGAGAACGAGCCCGTCAACAAGATTGTCGTAACTGAACAAACTGGGCGCGAAGCTCTTGAGCTGGCAGCGCACAGCTACAGAGATCTTCACATCAACCCAGACTATTCGCAGAAGTCTGCCAGGCGCACCGTGGGGGTACTCTGGTTCTCCCCTTCCAGGATTGGTGTAGCTGACGAAATTGCGGCGACGGTTGAACGCATCAACGCGGCCAAAGCTGGTATCGAGGAGTTCATTATCTCGACGTACCCCACCAGGCAAGAGAGGTTTGAAGCACTTCGAGCGGACTGCCCTGGTGTCATGACTCTCCACCTTTACAGACAAATTCGGTGCTATACCAATGGCGACATCGACTCTATCCGCTTCACCTGGCAACGGAAGGACTCCTTGAAGAAGCCCGTAAAAGAGGAGCTTTTGCAACGCATCAGAGAGGAGCTGGAGCGATCTGGGCCAGACTATCAACTTCCCCTGGAGCAGCTTATCCAGAAGATCGCCAGCACCCCGGAGCCTTATCTCCGGGAGCGAAGGGAAGTAAAGGTTCAACCGGTGGCAAACGTCATGGCCGCAGGGGTACTCAAAACCGTTACCGCGCCAATGCCCCTGATCGTGCTCCAGGATAAGGATGTTCAGCTCAAATTGCTTCGTAACTTTGACGCCTCAGAACAACGCAAAACTCGATCTGATAAAGCGGCATCGGAAATCCTTGGCACCTTCGGTGGAGTCACTATCGAATCCTTCCCTGGATGA
- a CDS encoding DNA-binding protein: protein MARKLVEFDDVAAAAQKLKDAGKRPTVIAIRDIIGKGSFTTISTYLKQWSEEHSLDEELVEVVLPESVMSDAELFLQKIYTVAKASADEQLERERELLRQKEIEYQEDMQQAVDMANDATERAELLEEQLEALTNKKSELDAALGKAENSLSLKSAELERSLADIDKLEKRIVELEGKLEAKAADLTRAQDHLEQAKSENRSLSQKLATTEGELEEQKGKSIEQTEKLRAAQEQKTSLKEQLENVQAKLAQSQDSLATAKAHGESAERECQRLSGEVEKLDAKLSSAEAEARALVQDKGMMAGQLQEKDQQAKSLEQRLNDALTKISGLEQELAKAGKGGKKKEEN from the coding sequence ATGGCAAGAAAATTGGTTGAGTTTGACGATGTAGCGGCTGCGGCCCAAAAGCTCAAGGACGCCGGTAAACGCCCAACGGTCATCGCTATCAGAGACATCATTGGCAAGGGGAGCTTTACCACCATTTCAACGTATCTCAAACAGTGGTCAGAGGAACACTCCCTCGATGAAGAGCTGGTAGAGGTAGTCCTTCCAGAATCGGTTATGAGCGATGCTGAGCTCTTCCTACAGAAGATCTATACGGTAGCCAAAGCAAGCGCCGATGAACAGCTTGAGCGCGAGCGTGAACTGCTACGACAGAAAGAAATTGAGTACCAGGAAGATATGCAGCAAGCCGTGGACATGGCAAATGATGCCACCGAACGGGCTGAGCTACTGGAGGAACAACTTGAAGCTCTCACCAACAAAAAATCAGAGCTCGATGCGGCCCTTGGTAAGGCAGAAAACTCGCTATCCCTCAAGTCTGCGGAGCTAGAACGCTCACTGGCTGACATTGATAAGCTGGAAAAGCGGATCGTTGAGTTGGAGGGCAAGCTGGAGGCGAAAGCCGCAGATCTGACCCGAGCACAGGATCACCTGGAGCAAGCTAAAAGCGAAAATCGCTCTTTGAGCCAAAAATTGGCAACTACAGAGGGTGAGTTGGAGGAGCAAAAAGGCAAGAGTATAGAGCAGACAGAAAAGCTCCGGGCCGCTCAGGAACAAAAAACATCGTTGAAAGAGCAGCTCGAAAATGTACAGGCCAAACTGGCCCAATCACAGGACTCCCTTGCCACAGCCAAAGCTCATGGCGAATCCGCTGAACGAGAGTGCCAGCGCCTATCTGGAGAGGTAGAAAAGCTGGACGCCAAATTATCCAGCGCCGAAGCAGAAGCTCGCGCTCTTGTTCAAGACAAAGGCATGATGGCTGGTCAGTTGCAGGAAAAAGACCAGCAGGCCAAGAGCCTCGAACAAAGACTCAATGATGCACTGACCAAAATTTCTGGGTTGGAGCAAGAGCTCGCTAAAGCTGGTAAGGGAGGGAAAAAGAAAGAGGAAAACTGA
- a CDS encoding UvrD-helicase domain-containing protein yields the protein MKQLPPDTPEQSLITQYKGPRLVVKAYAGTGKTTTLVKYAHNNLDSRILYLAYNRAIRDEAREKFPANVDCKTSHQLAYATIGRGYQHKLSGNLRLTDIAQAVNTKNWTFAKDILDTLNAFMCSADMRILYTHFARADTGKVLTSKQERYQIQVVEGAELIWKRMTNVQDPFPTVHDCYLKQYQLGMPNLSRRYTTILFDEAQDANPVTSSIVLQQNCKVILVGDRHQQIYRFRGANNALDSKELMNADQLYLTHSFRFGPNVSLVANALLELKGETRPVVGRGPADQVLMFLPGDVGHRAILHRTVMGVIETALSATESGAQVFWVGGIDAYQINELQDLYWFSMAEPDRVKNKKLLDEYEDYFEYQEVAKATKDPEMMRAVKIINSYDEIPERLTTLRRNTVKEEFGADITVSTAHRCKGLEWDFVQLYDDFPDVLDPELDPMARDDEINLLYVASTRAMRILALNSAVEMVIRYITQKRMVEKQMKMAAEATEVEEDTTK from the coding sequence ATGAAACAACTTCCTCCTGACACACCAGAACAATCACTGATCACTCAGTACAAAGGGCCTCGCCTTGTCGTTAAGGCCTACGCTGGAACGGGTAAAACCACGACACTGGTGAAGTACGCCCACAACAACCTCGATTCACGTATCCTCTACTTGGCATACAACAGGGCTATCCGCGACGAGGCAAGAGAAAAGTTTCCTGCAAACGTAGACTGCAAAACGTCCCACCAGCTTGCCTACGCCACTATAGGAAGGGGCTACCAGCACAAACTCTCCGGCAACCTAAGGCTCACCGATATTGCCCAAGCGGTGAATACCAAGAACTGGACGTTTGCCAAAGATATTCTCGATACGCTCAACGCCTTTATGTGTAGTGCAGACATGCGGATTCTTTATACGCATTTTGCTCGCGCCGATACGGGTAAAGTGCTTACGTCCAAACAGGAGAGATACCAAATCCAGGTGGTCGAAGGTGCTGAGCTCATATGGAAACGGATGACAAACGTTCAAGATCCGTTCCCGACCGTACACGATTGCTACCTCAAACAGTATCAGCTCGGGATGCCGAATCTGTCTCGCCGGTACACCACCATTCTTTTTGATGAAGCACAAGACGCTAACCCCGTAACAAGTAGCATCGTCCTACAGCAGAACTGCAAGGTAATCCTGGTTGGAGATCGCCACCAGCAGATCTATAGGTTCAGAGGCGCAAACAACGCCCTTGATAGCAAAGAGCTCATGAACGCCGACCAACTCTATCTCACTCATAGCTTCCGCTTTGGCCCCAACGTTTCGCTGGTGGCAAACGCCCTTCTTGAACTCAAAGGTGAAACACGACCTGTTGTTGGCCGGGGACCAGCAGATCAGGTACTCATGTTTTTACCAGGTGACGTGGGCCACCGCGCAATACTTCACCGAACCGTCATGGGGGTTATAGAGACGGCGCTCTCTGCGACCGAATCCGGAGCGCAGGTATTCTGGGTCGGTGGAATCGACGCTTACCAGATCAATGAGCTCCAGGATTTGTACTGGTTTTCGATGGCAGAGCCAGACCGGGTAAAGAATAAGAAACTGCTTGATGAGTATGAAGACTACTTCGAGTATCAAGAAGTAGCGAAGGCGACCAAAGACCCTGAGATGATGAGGGCTGTCAAGATCATCAACAGCTACGATGAAATCCCTGAACGACTCACCACTCTACGACGCAATACAGTCAAAGAAGAGTTTGGGGCTGACATTACGGTCTCAACAGCTCATCGGTGCAAAGGGTTGGAGTGGGACTTTGTTCAGCTCTATGACGACTTTCCGGATGTCCTGGACCCAGAGCTCGACCCAATGGCCCGTGACGATGAAATAAACCTGCTCTACGTTGCATCCACCAGAGCGATGCGAATCCTTGCGTTGAACAGCGCTGTCGAGATGGTTATCCGCTACATCACCCAAAAACGCATGGTCGAGAAGCAGATGAAGATGGCCGCAGAAGCGACAGAAGTTGAAGAGGACACGACCAAATAG
- the traF gene encoding conjugal transfer protein TraF, with translation MGKYVRETMKKSPLNLLLLAALTLGASHQAWAQDGTRPGFYERKEEGWFWYKEEPKEPEKKPEKPKPKPVAEAKPTQPKPAAPLPSGPEMFSAEWFRENLPKYKDLAWNNPTVENVRTFLYLQRFAIDRSEQFSDATELAVVGDPFLDEITRRPAATFASQQVDRDAGNAKNMLLKSVAERVGIFFFYKSDDDYSDLQAPLIKMLEQGEGFSIIPVSMDGKPLPSGLFPHYKTDEGHAKQLGIVTFPAVYLASPDGQFAPIGQGPMSLPELNHRILVAAKRNGWVTDEEFNRTRPVLNLENNIAERLASPELGSDLKQLSQASGDKDNFVPPEQLMKYIRDKLQEN, from the coding sequence ATGGGAAAATACGTGCGTGAGACTATGAAAAAATCACCTTTGAATTTACTGCTCCTTGCAGCGCTCACGCTGGGGGCATCACACCAGGCTTGGGCTCAAGATGGCACAAGACCTGGTTTTTATGAGCGAAAGGAAGAGGGTTGGTTCTGGTACAAGGAAGAGCCCAAAGAACCAGAGAAAAAACCCGAAAAGCCCAAACCAAAGCCTGTGGCAGAAGCGAAGCCTACACAGCCTAAGCCTGCTGCTCCGCTTCCGAGCGGCCCAGAAATGTTCTCAGCGGAATGGTTCCGGGAAAACTTACCCAAGTACAAAGACCTTGCTTGGAACAATCCTACCGTTGAAAACGTCAGGACGTTTCTCTACTTGCAACGATTTGCGATAGATCGCTCTGAACAATTTTCCGATGCTACAGAGCTGGCGGTCGTAGGTGATCCTTTCTTGGATGAAATTACTCGACGTCCTGCTGCCACGTTTGCCTCACAACAAGTTGATCGTGACGCTGGTAACGCCAAAAACATGCTACTCAAAAGCGTAGCCGAACGCGTAGGGATATTCTTCTTCTACAAGTCCGACGATGACTACAGTGACTTGCAAGCACCGCTCATCAAGATGTTGGAACAAGGAGAAGGATTCTCGATCATTCCTGTATCTATGGACGGCAAACCACTCCCCAGTGGGCTTTTCCCCCATTACAAAACCGATGAAGGCCATGCCAAACAACTTGGTATCGTAACTTTCCCTGCTGTTTACCTCGCATCTCCAGACGGTCAGTTCGCTCCTATAGGACAAGGGCCAATGTCTCTTCCTGAGCTGAATCACAGGATTTTGGTCGCAGCAAAACGCAATGGTTGGGTCACAGACGAAGAGTTTAACCGTACACGTCCGGTACTCAACCTGGAAAACAACATAGCCGAACGCTTGGCCTCACCAGAGCTGGGCTCTGACCTCAAACAGCTATCTCAAGCGAGCGGTGATAAAGACAACTTTGTGCCACCGGAACAACTCATGAAGTACATCCGGGACAAATTACAGGAGAACTAA